GGTTGAGTCGTCCATCTACCGCAGCGTGCTTGCCCTGGTGGAAAAGGACGAGGCGCAGGTCCGCCAGGTCATGGAAAATGAAGGCCGCGTCAATCGCATGCAAATCGAGATCGACGATCTGGCCACGGGCCTGCTGGCTTTGCACCAACCCATGGCCACCGACTTGCGCTTTATTACTTCCTCGATCAAGATCAACAGCGACCTCGAGCGAATGGGCGATCACGCCGTGAACATCGCGGAGCGCGCCAGTTCGCTGATGCACGAACCGACGATCAAGCCGTTAATCGATTTGCCGCAGATGGCTAACCTGGTGCAGTCCATGCTGCGTGAGAGCCTCGATGCATTTATCAAAAGGGATGGGAGCCTGGCCCGCAATGTCATGAAGTCCGATGACGCAGTTGACCAGATGCGAGACACCGTTTATGACGAACTTGTGCACTATATGGAGGCGGAACCCTCTGCCATTCGCGGATGCATCCACCTGATGTTTGTTGCCCGTAACCTGGAGCGCATTGCCGATCACGCCACCAACATCGCTGAAGACGTCGTGTTCCTTGTAGAAGGCGCGGATGTGCGCCATCATGCCGAAGCCTTCAAGTAGCTGCCGGTAATTGATTACCAGCCCTGTTCCCTTCGACAAGCCAAACCAGCGGTCATGGCAGGTCCATCCTCCTGACGTCGGGCCGCTTCGCCGCGGATCGGCAAAATCCTTTTCTCGATACTTGGCGCTAAGGTGATATACTAAAAGATGCTTGATCAGTTTTTGTGACCGAACACCATTGAACCTTGGCCACAGAATCTCCGATTTTGTGGCGTTTCTTGTTTTTGGAGAGTGGTTGCGAGAGCAGAACAAGTTGATTTGAATGCAAACAAAGGAAAAGCAGGACATTTATGAACAAAGAACAAGGAACCGTAAAATGGTTTAATGACTCGAAAGGTTATGGATTCATCCAGCGCGCGACGGGTGATGATGTATTTGTGCATCATTCCGCCATCCAGGCGGAAGGCTTCAAGTCGCTGGCCGAAGGTGAATCCGTGCAATTCACGGTCACCAAGGGCCCCAAGGGGCTCCAGGCGGAAAACGTAACGAAGCTCTAGAGCGAACCTTTCCATCAGGCCCGCGTCCCGGCTGGCAGGCCAGGCGCGGGCCTGAGCCTTTCCCGGACCGGAAAATGTCCATCCAAATTCAATACCTGGGATTCCAGTTAAAGTCGAGCGGACGGGAGTACTCTTACCGTCTCGTCGACCACAAACAAGGGAACCGCGAGTTCGTCCTAAGTATTTCCAACCGTGCTTTTTCTGAACACCATTTCCCTTATCAGGATGCTGCCGCATTCTGCTATCAGAAATTGCAAAAGGCGCTGGACGAGGAATGCCCCGAGCAACCACTCCCCCACCATTCTGTTCCGTCTGACCAGGAACTCGACGAGTACATGGTGCGCCGCCGCCCCGCGAAAAAGCGCACCTGGTAGCTCCGGCGCCGCCGGGCGGGTCTCTTGTTTCCCTGGATCCGACGCGCTTATCGGCGTTTATCAGTATTGCAGAGTATGACATTCATCCCGCCGGCGGGCGGGTGAGCGCTCACCGAAAATCGGGTGTTGAACCGGCGTAAGGTTGAGGGCAGGCGGTCCCCTTTGCACGGGTTGGTGTGATGCTGATGTCCTACGGCAGCTATCGCCATTCAGCCGATCAGCTACTCAAAACAAAAGGCGTCTCGCGACGCCTTTTTTGGCCTTCCCGTTTTTTATCGGAGACCCGGTGATCGAGCCTCAGGGGAGTTCCCCAGTGTTAGGGAGCCGCTCACCCAATGCTGCTGGGCAACTTTGGCTATCTCTCCGTCCTGCCCGCTACAGCCCGGATCCTGGCTGTCCTGCTGCGATCAGGTTCAACGGGTCTTCAGAGCCTGACTTCTTCCTGAACTATCCTCCGTTTATTTAGATGCCCCCAGCCCGCAGATGTTAGCTCCTTTCAGTGCGATTTTTCGGCCTCTGCCAGCGAAATAGGCTTCCTCGCCAGGAGCAGGTGCCCTAAACCCGCTAACAGGGCGACCCCGGCGGCCACCAATAGTGCCGACTGGAAGGATTTTGTGGCTTGGACCATATAGCCCGTTACCGTGGGGGCCAGAGTTCCCCCCAGGTACCCGCCGAAATTCTGGATGGAGCCCAGCGACGCGGCGTAGTTTTGTGGTGCAGCGACGGTGGCCATAGCCCAA
This window of the Terriglobia bacterium genome carries:
- a CDS encoding MFS transporter, producing the protein AIPFTCGVVGSLIGGRVCDALSRRGYSTIQSCKIPLVCALSGVVLCTVLAAYSSSSFLAVVYISISMFLIMAGSTAAWAMATVAAPQNYAASLGSIQNFGGYLGGTLAPTVTGYMVQATKSFQSALLVAAGVALLAGLGHLLLARKPISLAEAEKSH
- a CDS encoding cold shock domain-containing protein → MNKEQGTVKWFNDSKGYGFIQRATGDDVFVHHSAIQAEGFKSLAEGESVQFTVTKGPKGLQAENVTKL
- the phoU gene encoding phosphate signaling complex protein PhoU; this encodes MRHFEIQLDELRKKLLEMSGLVESSIYRSVLALVEKDEAQVRQVMENEGRVNRMQIEIDDLATGLLALHQPMATDLRFITSSIKINSDLERMGDHAVNIAERASSLMHEPTIKPLIDLPQMANLVQSMLRESLDAFIKRDGSLARNVMKSDDAVDQMRDTVYDELVHYMEAEPSAIRGCIHLMFVARNLERIADHATNIAEDVVFLVEGADVRHHAEAFK